In the genome of Polaribacter sp. MED152, one region contains:
- a CDS encoding four helix bundle protein, with the protein MRNFRKLKIWSQGIIIVKEIYKVAKKLPDDEKFGLKSQITRAAVSIPSNIAEGSSRNSEVEFKRFLEISIGSLFEVETQLIIIQELGLIRLEELTPIFELIAEEGKVINGLINTIKNS; encoded by the coding sequence GTGAGAAATTTTAGAAAACTTAAGATTTGGAGTCAAGGCATTATTATTGTCAAAGAGATTTATAAAGTTGCTAAGAAGTTGCCTGATGATGAAAAATTTGGATTAAAAAGTCAAATTACAAGAGCAGCTGTTTCTATTCCATCAAATATAGCTGAGGGTTCAAGTAGAAATAGTGAAGTTGAGTTTAAAAGATTTTTAGAAATATCAATAGGTTCACTTTTTGAAGTTGAAACACAGTTAATAATTATTCAGGAATTAGGTTTGATTCGTTTAGAAGAATTAACCCCTATTTTTGAATTAATTGCTGAAGAAGGTAAAGTGATAAACGGATTAATAAATACAATAAAGAATAGCTAA
- a CDS encoding GlmU family protein: protein MNYILFDGSVRNALLPFTFTKPVADLRIGILTIREKWEKYLGLTTTTITEEYLEEKYPMVELEENILINASFCPTESLVNQIQNLGKNEAIFKGDDVIAFHTSDKQEEVDFNDYKQIDFNEDVLQIKNTWDIFSLNDKAIAQDFELVTKDRTSQPIPEGVQYINKENIFIEEGAKLTFATLNATNGPIYIGKNAEIMEGCVVRGALAMCENSVLKLSAKIYGATTLGPYCKVGGEVNNSVLMGYSNKGHDGFLGNSVLGEWCNLGADTNNSNLKNNYAEVKLWDYETGRFAKTGLQFCGLMMGDHSKCGINTMFNTGTVIGVSSNIFGSGFPRNFVPSFSWGGASGFTEYKTNKVFEVADVVMKRRNLTFDAVEQRILENVFEETKKYRNY, encoded by the coding sequence ATGAATTACATCTTATTCGATGGTAGTGTAAGAAATGCTTTACTACCATTTACCTTTACGAAACCAGTGGCAGATTTAAGAATTGGTATTTTAACCATTAGAGAAAAATGGGAAAAATACTTAGGCTTAACAACTACCACTATTACAGAAGAGTATTTAGAAGAAAAATACCCAATGGTTGAGTTAGAGGAAAACATTTTGATTAACGCCTCTTTTTGTCCAACAGAAAGTTTGGTAAATCAAATTCAAAATCTTGGTAAAAACGAAGCTATTTTTAAAGGAGATGATGTAATTGCGTTTCATACTTCAGATAAACAAGAAGAAGTTGATTTTAATGATTATAAGCAAATTGATTTTAATGAAGATGTTTTACAAATTAAGAATACTTGGGATATCTTCTCGCTAAATGATAAAGCAATAGCCCAAGATTTTGAGCTTGTTACAAAAGATAGAACATCTCAACCAATTCCAGAAGGTGTTCAATATATCAACAAAGAAAACATTTTTATAGAAGAAGGAGCAAAATTGACTTTTGCTACATTAAATGCTACAAATGGTCCAATTTACATTGGTAAAAATGCTGAAATAATGGAGGGCTGTGTAGTGAGAGGTGCTTTAGCTATGTGCGAAAATTCGGTTTTAAAATTATCGGCTAAGATTTACGGAGCAACAACACTTGGCCCTTATTGTAAAGTTGGTGGTGAAGTGAATAACTCAGTTTTAATGGGATATTCAAATAAAGGTCATGATGGGTTTTTAGGAAATTCGGTTTTAGGTGAATGGTGTAATTTAGGTGCAGATACAAACAATTCTAATCTTAAAAATAATTATGCAGAAGTAAAATTATGGGATTATGAAACAGGTAGATTTGCTAAAACTGGATTACAATTTTGTGGTTTAATGATGGGAGATCATTCGAAATGCGGAATAAATACCATGTTTAATACAGGTACAGTAATTGGTGTTTCTTCTAATATTTTTGGAAGTGGTTTTCCAAGAAATTTTGTGCCAAGTTTTAGTTGGGGAGGAGCATCTGGATTTACAGAATACAAAACCAACAAAGTTTTTGAAGTAGCAGATGTTGTGATGAAGCGTAGAAATTTAACTTTTGATGCTGTAGAACAGAGAATTTTAGAGAACGTTTTTGAAGAAACTAAGAAATACAGAAATTATTAA
- a CDS encoding EI24 domain-containing protein, whose amino-acid sequence MIQNIILGIKEYAGVFKLMSDLKLWKYFIIPMLISFCTAILIGVEAYVLSDNVGVHISKVWIWDWGKEVFSSISNFIGGLIVLIIGLILYKHIIMALSAPFMSPVSEKIEKHFYGDVSHLHRKTSNTEQLLRGIRINIRNLFKELIITVPILVLKFIPVVNIFSTILLFIVQAYYAGFGNMDYTLERHLNYKESVQFVSRNKGYVIGNGIVFMLFLLIPIVGIIIVLPLSVTAASKKTVQLMHEKNNLVYER is encoded by the coding sequence ATGATTCAAAACATCATTTTAGGTATTAAAGAATATGCAGGAGTTTTTAAACTGATGTCAGATTTAAAACTTTGGAAATATTTTATAATACCTATGTTGATTAGTTTTTGCACAGCAATCTTAATTGGTGTAGAGGCTTATGTTTTATCAGACAATGTTGGTGTTCATATTTCCAAAGTCTGGATTTGGGATTGGGGAAAAGAAGTTTTTTCTTCTATCAGTAATTTTATTGGTGGCTTAATTGTTTTAATCATAGGTTTAATTTTATACAAACACATTATAATGGCTTTGTCTGCGCCATTTATGAGTCCTGTTTCAGAAAAAATTGAGAAACATTTTTATGGTGATGTTTCGCATTTGCACAGAAAAACTTCAAATACAGAACAGTTACTAAGGGGAATTCGAATAAATATTCGAAACCTATTCAAAGAATTAATTATAACAGTTCCTATTTTGGTTCTAAAATTTATTCCTGTTGTTAATATTTTCTCAACCATTTTACTATTTATAGTTCAGGCTTACTATGCTGGTTTTGGAAATATGGATTATACCTTAGAACGTCATTTAAACTATAAAGAAAGTGTACAATTTGTAAGCAGAAATAAAGGTTATGTTATAGGTAATGGAATAGTGTTTATGCTATTTTTATTAATACCAATTGTTGGTATAATCATTGTTTTACCACTTTCTGTAACAGCAGCTTCGAAAAAAACGGTGCAATTAATGCACGAAAAAAATAACTTGGTTTATGAAAGATAA
- the hemF gene encoding oxygen-dependent coproporphyrinogen oxidase, with translation MKDKFYAYIENLQDSITSKLEEVDGSAKFKEDLWDRKEGGGGRTRVIENGAVFEKGGVNISAVHGELPEVLRNQFKVKEGNFFACGLSLVLHPKNPFVPTVHANWRYFEMYNSTGDIVTQWFGGGQDLTPYYLFDEDATHFHNVCKNACDKHHSEFYPKFKKTCDEYFWNTHRNEARGIGGLFFDYLKHTEQFTIEDRYNFVTEIGDSFLDSYVPIVEKRKNSTYTQDHKDWQEVRRGRYVEFNLVHDRGTLFGLKTNGRIESILMSLPPVVQWKYNHHPEENSPEEKLLKVLANPKDWV, from the coding sequence ATGAAAGATAAGTTTTATGCTTATATAGAGAATTTACAAGATTCAATTACCTCTAAGTTAGAAGAGGTGGATGGTTCTGCAAAGTTTAAAGAAGACCTTTGGGATCGCAAAGAAGGTGGAGGAGGAAGAACCAGAGTTATAGAAAATGGAGCCGTTTTTGAAAAAGGAGGTGTAAACATTTCTGCAGTGCATGGTGAATTGCCAGAAGTGCTAAGAAATCAATTTAAAGTCAAAGAAGGTAATTTTTTTGCTTGCGGTTTAAGTTTGGTTTTGCATCCTAAAAACCCTTTTGTGCCAACTGTGCATGCAAATTGGCGTTATTTTGAAATGTATAATTCAACTGGAGATATTGTTACCCAATGGTTTGGTGGTGGTCAAGATTTAACACCTTATTATCTATTTGATGAAGATGCTACCCATTTTCATAATGTATGTAAAAATGCTTGTGACAAACATCATTCTGAATTTTATCCGAAGTTTAAGAAAACATGTGATGAATATTTTTGGAATACGCATAGAAATGAAGCCAGAGGTATTGGAGGTTTGTTTTTTGATTATTTAAAGCATACAGAACAATTTACAATTGAAGACAGATACAATTTCGTTACAGAAATAGGTGATAGTTTTTTAGATAGTTATGTGCCAATAGTAGAAAAAAGAAAAAACTCAACATATACTCAAGATCACAAAGACTGGCAAGAGGTGAGAAGAGGTAGGTATGTAGAATTTAATCTTGTTCATGATCGAGGAACTTTATTCGGTTTAAAAACAAATGGACGAATAGAAAGTATTTTAATGAGTTTGCCTCCTGTTGTACAATGGAAGTACAATCATCATCCAGAAGAAAATTCACCAGAAGAAAAACTACTAAAAGTTTTAGCAAATCCTAAAGATTGGGTTTAG
- a CDS encoding acyl-CoA thioesterase produces MAELKKEFKQIGESQINITELMLPSHSNFSGKIHGGHILNLMDQIAFACASKHSGNYCVTASVNKVDFLNPIEVGELLTMKASINFTGRTSMVVGVRVISENIRTGETKHCNSSYFTMVAKDDEGKSVPVPGIILTTKKEIRRFARSIIRQQEGRNRTSRFNTKTFKIDDYLPLFENSNSKIELKNK; encoded by the coding sequence ATGGCAGAACTAAAAAAAGAATTTAAGCAAATTGGCGAATCTCAAATAAACATAACTGAATTGATGTTACCATCACATTCTAACTTTAGTGGTAAAATTCATGGGGGTCATATTTTAAATTTAATGGATCAAATTGCATTTGCCTGCGCATCAAAACATTCAGGTAACTATTGTGTTACAGCTTCTGTTAATAAAGTAGACTTTTTGAATCCTATTGAGGTTGGTGAATTATTAACTATGAAAGCCTCTATAAACTTTACAGGCAGAACGTCTATGGTAGTTGGTGTACGCGTAATTTCTGAAAATATTAGAACAGGAGAAACTAAGCATTGCAACTCTTCTTACTTTACAATGGTTGCTAAAGATGATGAAGGAAAAAGTGTACCTGTGCCTGGCATAATTTTAACTACTAAAAAGGAAATAAGACGTTTTGCTAGGAGTATTATTAGACAACAAGAAGGTAGAAATAGAACCTCTAGATTCAATACAAAAACATTTAAAATTGATGATTATTTGCCATTGTTTGAAAACAGTAATTCAAAAATTGAATTAAAAAACAAATAA
- the hemE gene encoding uroporphyrinogen decarboxylase, with amino-acid sequence MIKNDLFLRALKGETVDRPPVWMMRQAGRYLPEFMEIKKKYDFFTRCQTPELASEITVQPIRRYGMDAAILFSDILVIPQAMNIEVEMKPNFGPYLPNPIRSQKDLDSVIIPDIQDSLGYVMDAIKATKEKLNDEIPLIGFAGSPWTILCYCVQGQGSKNFDKAKELCFTNPIVAHTLLQKITDTTIAYLKEKVKAGVNAVQVFDSWGGMLSPVDYQEFSWQYMQQIIDALKDDAPVIAFGKGCWFALSDMAKSGASALGVDWTCSAKNARYLSGGQITLQGNFDPSRLFSSPSEIKKMVTQMINEFGKDKYIVNLGHGILPNIPVENAKAFVDAVKEYKAE; translated from the coding sequence ATGATAAAAAACGATTTATTTTTAAGAGCGTTAAAAGGTGAAACTGTAGATAGACCTCCAGTTTGGATGATGAGACAAGCAGGAAGATATTTGCCTGAGTTTATGGAAATCAAAAAGAAATACGATTTCTTTACAAGATGCCAAACTCCAGAATTAGCCTCAGAAATAACAGTACAACCTATCAGAAGGTATGGTATGGATGCTGCAATTTTATTCTCAGATATTTTGGTGATTCCACAAGCTATGAATATAGAAGTGGAAATGAAACCAAATTTTGGGCCGTATTTACCAAATCCAATTCGTTCGCAAAAAGATTTAGATTCAGTAATTATTCCTGATATTCAAGATTCTTTGGGTTATGTAATGGATGCTATTAAAGCAACCAAAGAAAAACTGAATGATGAAATTCCGTTAATTGGTTTTGCAGGCTCACCTTGGACAATTTTGTGTTATTGTGTACAAGGTCAAGGTTCTAAAAACTTTGATAAAGCCAAAGAATTGTGCTTTACAAACCCAATTGTGGCACATACATTACTACAAAAAATTACAGATACTACTATTGCTTATTTAAAAGAAAAAGTAAAAGCAGGTGTAAATGCTGTGCAAGTATTTGATTCTTGGGGTGGTATGTTATCTCCTGTAGACTATCAAGAATTTTCTTGGCAATACATGCAACAAATTATTGATGCCTTAAAAGATGATGCACCAGTAATTGCTTTTGGTAAAGGTTGTTGGTTTGCTTTAAGTGATATGGCTAAATCAGGAGCTTCAGCTTTAGGTGTAGATTGGACATGTTCTGCAAAAAATGCAAGATATTTATCTGGAGGTCAAATTACATTACAAGGTAATTTTGACCCTTCCAGATTATTTTCTTCACCATCAGAAATTAAAAAAATGGTAACCCAAATGATTAATGAATTTGGGAAAGACAAATACATTGTAAATTTAGGACATGGAATTTTACCAAACATTCCTGTTGAAAATGCAAAAGCATTTGTAGATGCTGTAAAAGAATACAAAGCAGAGTAA
- a CDS encoding dihydrolipoamide acetyltransferase family protein, producing MARFELKLPKMGESVAEATITSWLKEVGDTIELDEAVVEIATDKVDSEVPSEVEGTLVEILFEKDEVVAVGETIAVIETEGGDANNNAGANTSASAPNKEEIKPQEVAEVEKTIEKASEILAAPIAKTSDSGKFYSPLVRNIAQTEGISMDELENISGTGKDGRVTKDDILSYIENKDNAPQKQEVAKPKVASKPSDKPVAKAAPVSVNGEDEIIEMSRMGKLISKHMVDSVQTSAHVQSFIEIDVTNIVKWRSKVKDAYFKREGEKLTFTPILMQAVASTIKKYPLINIAVDGDKIIKKKNINLGMAAALPDGNLIVPVIKNADQLNLVGMTKSVNDLANRARNNALKPDEIQGGTYTVTNVGSFGSVMGTPIINQPQVAILALGAIRKVPAVIETPEGDFIGIRQKMFVSHSYDHRVVNGALGGMFIKTLKETLEAWDVNQDF from the coding sequence ATGGCAAGATTTGAATTAAAGTTACCAAAAATGGGAGAAAGTGTTGCAGAAGCAACAATTACTTCTTGGTTAAAAGAGGTAGGAGATACTATTGAATTGGATGAAGCTGTTGTTGAAATTGCTACGGATAAAGTAGATTCTGAAGTACCTTCTGAAGTTGAAGGAACTTTAGTTGAAATTTTATTTGAGAAAGATGAGGTTGTTGCAGTAGGAGAAACTATTGCAGTTATAGAAACAGAAGGAGGAGATGCAAATAACAATGCTGGTGCCAATACTTCTGCATCTGCACCAAATAAAGAAGAGATAAAGCCTCAAGAAGTTGCTGAAGTTGAAAAAACTATTGAAAAAGCCTCAGAAATTCTAGCTGCACCAATTGCAAAAACTTCAGATTCTGGAAAATTTTACTCTCCATTAGTAAGAAATATTGCTCAAACAGAAGGTATTTCTATGGATGAGTTAGAGAATATTTCAGGAACAGGTAAGGATGGTAGAGTTACGAAAGATGATATTTTATCTTATATAGAAAATAAAGACAATGCTCCACAAAAGCAAGAAGTAGCTAAGCCAAAGGTTGCTTCAAAACCTTCTGATAAGCCTGTAGCTAAGGCTGCACCAGTTTCTGTAAATGGAGAAGATGAAATTATCGAAATGTCTAGAATGGGTAAACTTATTTCTAAACATATGGTAGATTCTGTACAAACTTCTGCGCATGTGCAATCTTTTATAGAAATTGATGTTACCAATATTGTTAAGTGGAGAAGTAAGGTAAAAGATGCTTATTTTAAAAGAGAAGGTGAAAAGTTAACATTTACACCAATTTTAATGCAAGCTGTTGCTTCTACAATAAAAAAATATCCTTTGATAAACATTGCTGTTGATGGTGATAAGATTATCAAAAAGAAAAATATAAACTTAGGTATGGCTGCTGCTTTACCTGATGGAAATTTAATTGTACCCGTAATTAAAAACGCAGATCAATTGAATTTGGTGGGCATGACTAAATCTGTAAATGATTTAGCAAATAGAGCGAGAAACAACGCTTTGAAACCAGATGAAATTCAAGGAGGAACTTATACAGTAACTAATGTAGGTAGTTTTGGTTCTGTAATGGGTACACCAATTATTAATCAGCCGCAAGTTGCTATTTTAGCTTTAGGTGCAATTCGTAAAGTACCTGCAGTTATCGAAACTCCAGAAGGTGATTTTATTGGAATTAGACAAAAAATGTTTGTCTCACATTCTTACGATCACAGAGTTGTAAACGGTGCACTTGGTGGTATGTTTATTAAAACATTAAAAGAAACTTTAGAAGCTTGGGATGTAAATCAAGATTTCTAA
- a CDS encoding choice-of-anchor V domain-containing protein, with protein MNKNYIFKFILLAIPVSAFLLMSSSGGRNDARSGSPGDGGASCVTCHPGAVTDASAVITSNIPAAGYALDTDYTITINTTSSSSSVGFQLTAENSSDTKIGAFTAGSGSRIINSGASITHSTPSSSGDWSFTWRSPSTDLGAVTFYSAVNASAGQGSFSGNDQVVLVNTQAASLSISDAQRIDFAMYPNPATDILNIELPEISEKVTVEFYDQIGKLAYTQNLDANSKTINVRDLATGIYILKVIADNKIGTQKFIKQ; from the coding sequence ATGAATAAAAATTACATTTTCAAATTTATTTTATTAGCAATTCCTGTATCCGCATTTTTATTAATGTCGAGTTCAGGAGGAAGAAATGATGCCAGATCTGGTTCTCCAGGAGATGGAGGAGCATCTTGTGTTACCTGTCATCCAGGAGCAGTTACAGATGCATCAGCGGTCATTACATCTAATATACCAGCAGCTGGTTATGCTTTAGATACAGACTATACAATTACTATAAATACAACATCTAGCTCAAGTTCTGTTGGTTTTCAATTAACAGCAGAAAATAGTTCTGATACTAAAATTGGCGCTTTTACAGCAGGTTCAGGTTCAAGAATTATTAATAGTGGAGCTTCCATAACACATTCTACACCTTCAAGTTCTGGAGATTGGTCTTTTACTTGGAGATCTCCTTCTACAGATTTAGGAGCTGTAACATTTTACTCTGCTGTAAATGCAAGTGCTGGTCAAGGTTCATTTAGTGGTAATGATCAAGTTGTATTAGTTAATACACAAGCAGCCTCTTTAAGCATTTCAGATGCTCAAAGAATTGATTTTGCAATGTATCCAAACCCAGCAACTGATATTTTAAATATTGAATTACCAGAAATATCAGAAAAAGTGACTGTTGAATTCTATGATCAAATTGGGAAATTAGCATATACTCAAAATTTAGATGCCAATTCTAAAACTATTAATGTTAGAGATTTAGCAACAGGTATTTATATTCTTAAAGTAATCGCTGATAATAAAATTGGTACTCAAAAATTTATCAAGCAGTAA